The Corallococcus caeni genome includes a region encoding these proteins:
- a CDS encoding Kelch repeat-containing protein codes for MQDIWKRRGLFLLVGLWAALAGCGSEPSTGSAQLVALVQGAVGADAIAQVSVTVTAPDMAALSGALTKGEDGNWGGTLSALPAGSQRLFTAQAFDASGVKRFEGQAQDVTITGGQLAAVALTLQQVGTPPPFDNAVPSINSVVASVSTVAPGGTVYITASVTDPGDTLTYSWSAQAGIFSSPTGTSTLWTAPETEGPVVLTLTVTDSHGASASISFPLTVTSGQGSAVLTATFNTWPQVTNVTATRNQVNVNEPTQLTASVTETDGDALTYEWTAGCPGAWTNVASATATFTPDDEIIPSETSCGRCPITVTVSDGRGGVAKGTLRLCVGAPRPARFPPQIVSTSPAGNTVPVVGAMTFRVTASDPQDSPLTFTWTAGTGTLGKTTTGATTSEVLWTPPSCLAWGQWPDIRVTVRNNHGLSTSRQFILTGLPECAVMGWRSTEHMGTARLMHTATLLQDGRVLVVGGYNTDTSARDALASAELYYPVTGTWQPTGSMAVPRRNHTATLLPDGRVLVTGGHLNTNTNSYASAEVYDPKSGIWTSAGSMFTARDYHHAVLLGTGQVLVLGGEQWQGGTRTKLASAELYDAVNNQWTPTGNLTVPRYFAAASLLPSGQVLVTGGEGTLGGQVATAELYTPASGTWKATGSMAVSRRYHTQTTLPDGRVLVTSGYGSPSSTSWTRTAELYTPATGLWSSAGNLAYGRVDHTATVLPSGRVLVVGGFAYITNGSYHTNTAEIFDPELGTWTTTSSMLIQREGHTATLLPTGKLLVAGGYYGYAHISAELYTE; via the coding sequence ATGCAAGACATCTGGAAGAGGCGGGGGCTCTTTCTGCTGGTGGGACTCTGGGCGGCGCTCGCGGGCTGCGGCTCGGAGCCCTCCACGGGCAGCGCGCAGCTGGTGGCGCTGGTGCAGGGCGCGGTGGGGGCGGACGCCATCGCCCAGGTGAGCGTCACCGTGACGGCGCCGGACATGGCCGCCCTCTCCGGCGCGCTGACGAAGGGCGAGGACGGGAACTGGGGCGGCACGCTCAGCGCGCTCCCCGCCGGCTCCCAGCGCCTCTTCACCGCGCAGGCGTTCGACGCGTCCGGCGTGAAGCGCTTCGAGGGCCAGGCCCAGGACGTCACCATCACCGGTGGGCAGCTGGCCGCCGTGGCGTTGACCCTCCAGCAGGTGGGAACTCCGCCGCCCTTCGACAACGCGGTGCCGAGCATCAACTCCGTCGTCGCTTCCGTCAGCACCGTGGCTCCCGGGGGCACCGTCTACATCACGGCCAGCGTCACCGACCCTGGCGACACGCTCACGTATTCCTGGAGCGCCCAGGCCGGCATCTTCTCCTCGCCGACGGGCACCTCGACGCTCTGGACGGCTCCCGAGACCGAGGGCCCCGTCGTCCTGACGCTGACGGTGACGGACTCGCACGGCGCCTCGGCGTCGATCTCCTTCCCGCTCACGGTGACGTCCGGCCAGGGGAGCGCCGTGCTCACCGCGACCTTCAACACCTGGCCCCAGGTGACGAACGTCACCGCCACGCGCAACCAGGTGAATGTGAACGAGCCCACGCAGCTGACGGCCTCCGTCACGGAGACGGACGGGGACGCACTCACCTATGAGTGGACCGCCGGCTGCCCGGGGGCATGGACGAACGTCGCGTCCGCCACCGCGACCTTCACCCCCGACGACGAGATCATCCCCTCCGAGACCTCCTGCGGACGCTGCCCCATCACCGTCACCGTCAGCGACGGGCGGGGCGGGGTCGCGAAGGGCACCCTGCGCCTGTGCGTGGGCGCCCCTCGCCCCGCGCGCTTCCCCCCGCAGATCGTCAGCACCTCGCCCGCTGGCAACACCGTGCCCGTGGTGGGGGCGATGACGTTTCGCGTGACGGCGAGTGATCCGCAGGACAGCCCGCTGACCTTCACCTGGACGGCGGGCACCGGCACGCTCGGCAAGACGACCACCGGCGCCACCACCAGCGAGGTCCTCTGGACGCCGCCGAGCTGCCTTGCGTGGGGCCAGTGGCCCGACATCCGCGTCACGGTGCGGAACAACCATGGCCTGTCCACGTCCAGGCAGTTCATCCTCACGGGCCTGCCGGAGTGCGCCGTCATGGGCTGGCGCAGCACGGAGCACATGGGGACCGCGCGGCTGATGCACACCGCGACGCTGCTCCAGGACGGCCGGGTGCTCGTGGTGGGGGGATACAACACGGACACGTCCGCGCGGGACGCCCTCGCCTCGGCGGAGCTCTATTACCCGGTGACGGGCACGTGGCAGCCCACCGGCAGCATGGCCGTGCCCCGCCGCAACCACACCGCGACGCTGCTGCCGGATGGCCGCGTGCTCGTGACGGGTGGGCACCTCAACACCAACACCAACTCGTATGCCTCCGCCGAGGTGTACGACCCGAAGTCGGGCATCTGGACCTCCGCCGGCAGCATGTTCACGGCGCGCGACTATCACCACGCCGTCCTGCTGGGCACGGGCCAGGTGCTGGTGCTGGGCGGCGAGCAGTGGCAGGGCGGCACCCGGACGAAGCTCGCCAGCGCCGAGCTTTATGACGCCGTCAACAACCAGTGGACTCCCACCGGAAACCTCACCGTGCCGCGCTACTTCGCGGCCGCGTCGTTGCTGCCCTCGGGGCAGGTGCTGGTGACGGGCGGCGAGGGGACACTCGGGGGGCAGGTCGCGACGGCGGAGCTGTACACCCCTGCCTCCGGCACCTGGAAGGCCACGGGCTCCATGGCCGTGAGCCGCCGCTATCACACGCAGACGACGCTCCCGGACGGCCGCGTGCTCGTCACGAGCGGATACGGCTCCCCGTCGAGCACGAGTTGGACGAGGACGGCCGAGCTGTACACCCCAGCCACGGGCCTGTGGAGCAGTGCGGGGAACCTGGCCTATGGCCGCGTGGACCACACCGCGACGGTGCTGCCTTCGGGCCGGGTGCTCGTCGTCGGTGGGTTCGCCTACATCACCAACGGCTCCTACCACACGAACACCGCGGAGATTTTCGACCCGGAGCTGGGCACCTGGACGACCACGAGCAGCATGCTCATCCAGCGTGAGGGCCACACGGCGACCCTGCTGCCCACGGGCAAGCTGCTGGTGGCGGGCGGCTACTACGGCTACGCCCACATCTCCGCGGAGCTGTACACGGAGTAG
- a CDS encoding undecaprenyl-phosphate glucose phosphotransferase, producing the protein MFGRLQRFYTSIKVAADAGMLAVAFVLAYFTRFSGVFPITEGIPPPAETFVSLVMVLVIFPMTFQRARLYATNRARSHMGELFELFKATITATLVLVAVTYFIRERYSRLTLAIFVVYAFTLIALSRMFMRHLLSEVRRRGYNLKSILVIGEEELGLRTIETVESHRELGFRVTGVLALKEEKVGQWVGGVRVVGHVGGVEAYLDAHPVDQVIIAVPLEDQARVKPLMEQLALRTVDVKVVPDLYQYITLYGGLEEFGGLPIISLQGDPMDGWSRVAKRVFDVLFSLVAIALSAPMMVFTALLVRLTSKGPILYRQERMGMDGRTFSILKFRTMRVDAEAQGATMASAADARRTPVGTFLRKYSLDELPQFFNVLRGDMSLVGPRPERPVFIEEFKRQIPRYHLRHKVKAGITGWAQINGLRGQTSIQKRIEYDLYYIENWSLLMDLKILLRTALGGFLSKNAY; encoded by the coding sequence GTGTTCGGTCGCCTGCAGCGCTTCTACACGTCCATCAAGGTCGCCGCCGACGCGGGGATGCTCGCGGTGGCGTTCGTGCTCGCGTACTTCACCCGCTTCAGCGGCGTGTTCCCCATCACCGAGGGCATCCCGCCCCCGGCCGAGACGTTCGTCTCCCTGGTGATGGTGCTCGTCATCTTCCCGATGACGTTCCAGCGGGCGCGGCTGTACGCGACCAACCGCGCGCGCTCGCACATGGGGGAGCTGTTCGAGCTCTTCAAGGCCACCATCACCGCGACGCTCGTCCTGGTGGCGGTGACGTACTTCATCCGCGAGCGCTACTCGCGCCTCACGCTGGCCATCTTCGTCGTCTACGCCTTCACGCTCATCGCGCTCTCGCGCATGTTCATGCGCCACCTGCTCAGCGAGGTGCGCCGGCGCGGCTACAACCTCAAGTCCATCCTCGTCATCGGCGAGGAGGAGCTGGGGCTGCGCACCATCGAGACGGTGGAGAGCCACCGCGAGCTGGGCTTCCGCGTGACGGGCGTGCTGGCGCTGAAGGAGGAGAAGGTCGGTCAGTGGGTGGGCGGCGTGCGCGTGGTGGGTCACGTGGGCGGGGTGGAGGCCTACCTGGATGCCCACCCGGTGGATCAGGTCATCATCGCCGTGCCGCTGGAGGACCAGGCGCGGGTGAAGCCGCTGATGGAGCAGCTGGCGCTGCGCACCGTGGACGTCAAGGTGGTGCCTGACCTGTACCAGTACATCACCCTGTACGGCGGCCTGGAGGAGTTCGGCGGCCTGCCCATCATCAGCCTCCAGGGCGACCCCATGGACGGCTGGAGCCGCGTGGCCAAGCGCGTGTTCGACGTGCTGTTCTCGCTGGTGGCCATCGCGCTCAGCGCGCCGATGATGGTGTTCACGGCCCTGCTGGTGCGCCTCACGAGCAAGGGCCCCATCCTCTACCGCCAGGAGCGGATGGGCATGGACGGGCGGACCTTCTCCATCCTCAAGTTCCGCACCATGCGCGTGGACGCCGAAGCGCAGGGCGCCACCATGGCCAGCGCGGCGGATGCGCGCCGCACGCCGGTGGGGACGTTCCTGCGCAAGTACTCGCTGGATGAACTGCCGCAGTTCTTCAACGTGCTCCGGGGCGACATGAGCCTCGTGGGCCCGCGCCCGGAGCGGCCCGTCTTCATCGAGGAGTTCAAGCGCCAGATTCCGCGCTACCACCTGCGCCACAAGGTGAAGGCGGGCATCACCGGCTGGGCGCAGATCAACGGCCTGCGCGGCCAGACGTCCATCCAGAAGCGCATCGAGTACGACCTGTACTACATCGAGAACTGGTCGCTGCTGATGGACCTGAAGATCCTCCTGCGCACGGCGCTGGGCGGCTTCCTGTCGAAGAACGCTTACTGA
- a CDS encoding glycosyltransferase, which yields MKVALVHDWLVTHRGGERVLDALCELFPSADLYTLIHQPGSQPARIENRRITTSFLQHIPGVHSRYRHFLPLFPRAIEALRITGDYDLVLSSSHCVAKGIHAPPGVPHLSYVHAPMRYMWDLFDEYFGPGRTRLPVRAAALAVRPYLQHWDRTSTQRVGRIVANSRHIAGKVQRFWGREASVVPPPVELDRFTQVPLEGGGQGGYFLWLGAFAPYKRLDVALEAFRSLETPLWVVGTGQEASRLTSGPLPPHIRFLGNVPDSALPALYRDARALLFTPEEDFGITPLEAQATGRPVIAFGKGGALETVTPKTGLFFPEQTPASLAAAVRQFDAWEASFRPEDARAQAERFGRARFQQAIQAEVDALLGLSKASPAV from the coding sequence GTGAAGGTCGCCCTCGTCCACGACTGGCTCGTCACCCACCGCGGCGGAGAGCGCGTCCTCGACGCCCTCTGCGAACTGTTCCCCAGCGCGGACCTCTACACCCTCATCCACCAGCCGGGCAGCCAGCCTGCGCGCATCGAGAACCGGCGCATCACCACGTCGTTCCTCCAGCACATCCCCGGCGTCCACTCGCGCTACCGGCACTTCCTGCCGCTGTTCCCCCGCGCCATCGAAGCCCTGCGCATCACCGGCGACTACGACCTGGTCCTGTCCTCCAGCCACTGCGTCGCCAAGGGCATCCACGCCCCTCCCGGCGTGCCCCACCTGAGCTACGTCCACGCTCCCATGCGGTACATGTGGGATCTGTTCGACGAGTACTTCGGCCCCGGCCGCACCCGCCTCCCCGTCCGCGCCGCCGCCCTCGCCGTGCGCCCCTACCTTCAACACTGGGACCGCACCTCCACCCAGCGCGTGGGCCGCATCGTCGCCAACTCCCGGCACATCGCCGGGAAGGTCCAGCGCTTCTGGGGCCGCGAGGCCTCCGTCGTCCCGCCCCCCGTGGAGCTCGACCGCTTCACGCAGGTGCCCCTCGAAGGGGGAGGGCAGGGCGGCTACTTCCTGTGGCTCGGCGCCTTCGCCCCCTACAAGCGCCTGGACGTCGCCCTGGAGGCCTTCCGCAGCCTGGAGACACCCCTCTGGGTCGTGGGCACGGGACAGGAGGCCTCGCGTCTCACGTCCGGTCCGCTTCCGCCCCACATCCGCTTCCTCGGCAACGTTCCCGACAGCGCGCTCCCCGCCCTCTACCGCGACGCGCGCGCGCTCCTCTTCACCCCCGAGGAGGACTTCGGCATCACCCCCCTGGAGGCCCAGGCCACCGGCCGCCCCGTCATCGCCTTCGGCAAGGGCGGCGCCCTGGAGACCGTCACCCCGAAGACGGGCCTCTTCTTCCCGGAGCAGACCCCCGCGTCCCTCGCCGCCGCCGTGCGCCAGTTCGACGCGTGGGAGGCCTCCTTCCGCCCCGAGGACGCCCGCGCCCAGGCCGAGCGCTTCGGCCGCGCCCGCTTCCAGCAGGCCATCCAGGCGGAGGTGGACGCACTGCTGGGGCTGTCCAAGGCCTCCCCAGCGGTGTGA